In Arthrobacter burdickii, one DNA window encodes the following:
- a CDS encoding ABC transporter ATP-binding protein, whose translation MTAVLAPGSTKPHHKQALGVRFSGLGRSFGSSGDRRVVLRDVTVEVKPGEILAILGTSGCGKSTLLRAAAGLDIPDRGEVLIDGTPVTGIDERCAVAFQEPRLLPWHTLQANVAIGLPKSSSASAGKAKVLELLKLVGLDTFAKHRPREVSGGMAQRTSLARALARNPGVLLLDEPFGALDALTRIKMQDLLLDIHRAQPTTVLLVTHDVDEALQLADRILVLGRGDTDQSGSTIAELVTVPGARPRDRNSADLGVLRSSLLSLLGVTGH comes from the coding sequence ATGACCGCAGTTCTGGCACCGGGCAGCACCAAGCCCCACCACAAGCAGGCCCTCGGGGTTCGGTTCTCCGGCCTCGGGCGCAGCTTCGGCTCGTCCGGCGACCGGCGGGTCGTGCTCAGGGACGTCACCGTGGAGGTGAAGCCGGGCGAGATCCTCGCCATCCTCGGCACCAGTGGATGCGGCAAGTCCACCCTCCTGCGTGCCGCCGCCGGCCTCGACATCCCCGACAGGGGGGAGGTCCTGATCGATGGCACGCCCGTGACCGGCATCGACGAGCGGTGCGCCGTCGCGTTCCAGGAACCCCGGCTGCTGCCCTGGCACACCCTGCAGGCCAACGTCGCGATCGGGCTGCCCAAGTCCTCCAGCGCCAGCGCCGGCAAGGCGAAGGTCCTCGAGCTGCTGAAGCTCGTGGGCCTCGATACCTTCGCGAAGCACAGGCCGCGCGAGGTCTCCGGGGGCATGGCCCAGCGCACATCGCTGGCCCGCGCCCTCGCCCGCAACCCCGGAGTGCTGTTGCTCGACGAGCCCTTCGGAGCCCTCGACGCCCTGACGCGCATCAAGATGCAGGACCTCCTGCTGGACATCCACCGCGCGCAGCCCACCACGGTGCTGCTTGTCACGCACGACGTCGACGAGGCACTGCAGCTCGCCGACCGGATCCTCGTCCTCGGACGCGGCGACACCGACCAGTCCGGTTCCACCATCGCGGAACTCGTGACCGTGCCCGGCGCACGCCCGCGGGACCGCAATTCCGCCGACCTCGGGGTGCTCCGCAGCTCCCTGCTCTCCCTGCTCGGCGTCACCGGACACTAG
- a CDS encoding aliphatic sulfonate ABC transporter substrate-binding protein, with translation MNRRAFLPTLALATALSLSLSGCMAGENASDTQAAAGDATQGGTLNIDFATYNPLSLIIKKQGWLEDELADQDITVNWVQSAGSNKANEALRAGAIDVGSTAGSAALLARSNGSPIKAIDIYSQPEWAALVTLPDSGITSVEDLRGKSVAATRGTDPYFFLLQALEAAGVEQSDVTIENLQHADGRAALASGAVDAWSGLDPIMAAAEQDGAQLFFRDIDYNTYGFLNATEDFLSEKPDVAQTVVNAYEKAREWAKENPEETASILAEVAGIDQAVANSVIIERTNLDVDPAPGDAQRNVLEKIGPVFVETGDVQSQDQIDDALGSLLDASLVEKADPAAIGSDS, from the coding sequence ATGAACCGCCGCGCCTTCCTGCCCACCCTCGCACTCGCCACGGCACTCTCGCTCAGCCTCAGTGGCTGCATGGCCGGCGAGAACGCCTCCGACACCCAGGCAGCGGCCGGGGACGCCACGCAGGGCGGAACCCTCAACATCGACTTCGCCACCTACAACCCCCTCAGCCTCATCATCAAAAAGCAGGGCTGGCTCGAGGACGAGCTCGCGGACCAGGACATCACCGTCAACTGGGTACAGTCCGCAGGCTCCAACAAGGCCAATGAGGCCCTGCGTGCCGGAGCGATCGACGTCGGTTCCACGGCCGGTTCCGCCGCCCTGCTCGCGCGCTCGAACGGCTCCCCCATCAAGGCGATCGACATCTACTCCCAGCCCGAATGGGCAGCCCTCGTGACGCTGCCGGACTCTGGCATCACCAGCGTCGAGGACCTGCGCGGCAAGTCCGTCGCCGCCACCCGCGGCACCGACCCGTACTTCTTCCTGCTGCAGGCACTGGAGGCCGCGGGCGTGGAACAGTCCGACGTCACCATCGAGAACCTGCAGCACGCCGACGGGCGCGCCGCGCTGGCGAGCGGCGCGGTGGATGCCTGGTCCGGGCTGGACCCGATCATGGCCGCCGCGGAGCAGGACGGCGCGCAGCTGTTCTTCCGGGACATCGACTACAACACCTACGGCTTCCTCAATGCGACGGAGGACTTCCTCTCGGAGAAGCCCGACGTCGCGCAGACCGTGGTGAACGCCTACGAGAAGGCGCGGGAGTGGGCCAAGGAGAACCCCGAGGAGACGGCGTCGATCCTCGCGGAGGTCGCCGGCATCGACCAGGCCGTGGCGAATTCGGTGATCATCGAGCGCACCAACCTCGACGTCGATCCCGCCCCCGGTGATGCCCAGCGCAACGTCCTCGAGAAGATCGGTCCCGTCTTCGTCGAGACCGGCGACGTGCAGAGCCAGGACCAGATCGACGACGCCCTCGGCTCCCTCCTCGATGCCTCGCTCGTCGAGAAGGCGGACCCGGCCGCCATCGGTTCCGACTCATGA
- a CDS encoding ABC transporter permease yields MSAEYLTGSSATPISKEGLEATGSPAIAPPPGEPAAKGSGGRTRLPGGRRAGVVLLGLIVPVLILLAWHLSTASGYFRSSQLPSPASVLAAAVDLVQRGQLANHILISTQRVLLGFLIGSLLGVLAGALLGLSRIADILLTPTVGALRAVPSLAWVPLLVLWIGINEDSKVTLISIGAFFPVFTTLYLGLRHVDRNLVEAARAFGLNGVRLLTTVQLPAVVPALFSGLRLALAQSWLFLVAAELIASSMGLGFLLTDSQQTGRVDRIILAIILLAVIGKTTDALLGIAERWAVRRWA; encoded by the coding sequence ATGAGTGCGGAGTACCTGACGGGCAGCAGCGCGACTCCCATCAGCAAGGAGGGCCTCGAGGCGACCGGCTCCCCGGCGATCGCGCCCCCACCCGGAGAACCCGCGGCAAAGGGCTCCGGTGGACGCACACGCCTGCCGGGCGGACGCCGCGCCGGCGTCGTCCTGCTCGGGCTCATCGTCCCGGTGCTCATCCTGCTCGCGTGGCACCTCAGCACCGCCTCGGGGTACTTCCGGTCGTCGCAGCTGCCCTCCCCGGCGTCGGTCCTCGCGGCCGCCGTCGACCTGGTGCAGCGGGGACAGCTGGCCAACCACATCCTGATCTCCACCCAGCGCGTGCTGCTCGGCTTCCTCATCGGCTCCCTGCTCGGGGTGCTGGCCGGCGCCCTGCTGGGACTCTCCCGCATCGCCGACATCCTCCTGACACCTACGGTCGGAGCCCTCCGCGCGGTTCCGTCCCTGGCCTGGGTCCCGCTGCTGGTCCTCTGGATCGGCATCAACGAGGACTCCAAGGTCACGCTGATCAGCATCGGTGCGTTCTTCCCCGTGTTCACCACGCTCTACCTCGGGCTGCGCCACGTGGACCGCAACCTCGTCGAGGCGGCGCGCGCCTTCGGGCTCAACGGCGTCCGCCTGCTGACCACCGTGCAGCTTCCCGCCGTCGTCCCCGCGCTGTTCTCGGGCCTGAGGCTCGCCCTCGCACAGTCCTGGCTGTTCCTCGTGGCGGCAGAACTCATCGCCTCCTCGATGGGCCTGGGCTTCCTGCTGACGGATTCCCAGCAGACCGGCCGCGTCGACCGGATCATCCTCGCGATCATCCTGCTGGCCGTCATCGGCAAGACCACGGACGCCCTGCTGGGCATCGCCGAACGCTGGGCGGTGCGGCGATGGGCGTAG
- the acs gene encoding acetate--CoA ligase, which yields MGVGTTTPEGVAAVEADRLAFWAEQAGRLEWDTPWHTLHTFDRALPQEDGSLSVPVIEWFAGGTLNVAANCVDRHVRAGRGDRVALHFEGEPGDRRTITYAQLQEEVSRAANALLALGVGKGDRVVIYLPVLVETVVITLACARIGAVHSLVFGGFSAEALRFRVEDTGAKLLVTTDGQFRRGAAVPVKANADAAVAGTNSIEHVLVVRRTGSEVAWTEGRDVWWHDIVDTASAHHEPEAFDAETPLFIMYTSGTTGKPKGLVHTSGGYLTQASWSFEHLFSNPDPSLRDRDVHWCTADLAWVTAHTYELYGPLSNGATQVLFEGTPNTPHPGRHFEIIERYGVTSYYTAPTLVRSLMGWFPDGVPSSYDLSSIRVLGTVGEAVNPEAWRWFRRNLGRDEVPVVDTWWQSETGATVLSPSPTDTDFKPGCAARALPGVSTRIVDEEGRPVPPGVQGLIVVDRHGPAMARTVWGNPQRYLDSYWRKFAAQGWFLAGDGARYDDDGDTWILGRVDEVINVSGHRLSTIEIESALVAHPLVTEAGACPVPDPLTGHAIAAFVVLAPGADPDADVSATLRAHVAEAIGPIARPSAVVVVPDVPKTRSGKIMRRLLTQLYEGSPLGDTTSLQNEGCIPGIQDVLAGRN from the coding sequence ATGGGCGTAGGTACGACGACGCCGGAAGGGGTCGCTGCAGTGGAAGCCGACCGGCTCGCCTTCTGGGCCGAGCAGGCAGGCAGGCTCGAGTGGGACACCCCGTGGCACACGCTCCACACCTTCGACAGGGCACTCCCGCAGGAGGACGGATCACTCAGCGTCCCCGTCATCGAGTGGTTCGCCGGGGGTACCCTCAACGTCGCCGCGAACTGCGTCGACCGGCATGTGCGGGCCGGCCGGGGCGACAGGGTCGCGCTCCACTTCGAGGGCGAGCCCGGGGACCGCCGCACTATCACCTATGCGCAACTGCAGGAGGAGGTGTCGCGCGCGGCCAACGCCCTGCTCGCCCTCGGCGTCGGCAAGGGCGACCGCGTGGTCATCTACCTCCCCGTCCTCGTCGAGACGGTCGTGATCACCCTCGCCTGCGCGCGCATCGGAGCAGTGCACTCCCTCGTGTTCGGCGGTTTCTCCGCCGAAGCCCTCCGCTTCCGGGTGGAGGACACCGGGGCCAAGCTGCTCGTCACCACGGACGGCCAGTTCCGCCGGGGCGCCGCCGTCCCGGTGAAGGCCAATGCCGACGCCGCGGTGGCGGGTACGAACAGCATCGAGCACGTCCTCGTGGTGCGCCGCACCGGCTCGGAGGTCGCCTGGACCGAGGGGCGCGACGTGTGGTGGCACGACATCGTCGACACCGCTTCCGCGCACCACGAGCCGGAGGCGTTCGACGCCGAGACGCCGCTGTTCATCATGTACACCTCCGGTACGACGGGGAAGCCGAAGGGGCTCGTGCACACCTCCGGGGGCTACCTCACGCAGGCGTCGTGGAGCTTCGAGCACCTCTTCAGCAATCCCGATCCGTCGCTGCGGGACCGCGACGTCCACTGGTGCACCGCCGACCTCGCGTGGGTCACGGCGCACACGTACGAGCTGTACGGTCCGCTGTCCAACGGCGCCACGCAGGTCCTCTTCGAGGGCACCCCGAACACGCCCCATCCCGGCCGCCACTTCGAGATCATCGAACGCTACGGCGTCACCAGCTACTACACGGCGCCCACACTGGTCCGGTCACTGATGGGCTGGTTCCCCGACGGCGTCCCGTCCTCCTACGACCTCTCCAGCATCCGCGTCCTGGGGACGGTCGGCGAGGCGGTCAACCCCGAGGCGTGGCGCTGGTTCCGCAGGAACCTCGGTCGCGACGAGGTTCCCGTCGTGGACACCTGGTGGCAGTCCGAGACCGGGGCCACGGTCCTCTCGCCCAGCCCCACGGACACCGACTTCAAGCCCGGTTGCGCCGCGCGGGCCCTCCCGGGCGTCAGCACCCGCATCGTGGACGAGGAGGGCCGCCCGGTGCCTCCCGGCGTGCAGGGGCTGATCGTCGTGGACCGCCACGGCCCAGCCATGGCACGCACCGTCTGGGGCAACCCGCAGCGCTACCTCGACTCCTACTGGCGGAAGTTCGCCGCGCAGGGGTGGTTCCTGGCCGGCGACGGCGCCCGGTACGACGACGACGGCGACACCTGGATCCTGGGGCGCGTGGACGAGGTCATCAACGTCTCCGGCCACCGCCTCTCCACGATCGAGATCGAGTCCGCGCTCGTGGCGCACCCGCTCGTGACCGAAGCCGGCGCCTGCCCTGTTCCCGACCCACTGACGGGCCACGCCATCGCGGCGTTCGTGGTGCTGGCGCCGGGCGCGGATCCGGACGCGGACGTGTCGGCCACGCTGCGCGCCCATGTCGCGGAGGCCATCGGGCCGATCGCGCGGCCCTCGGCCGTCGTCGTCGTTCCCGATGTGCCCAAGACGAGGTCCGGGAAGATCATGCGGCGCCTGCTGACGCAGCTCTACGAGGGCTCGCCGCTCGGTGACACCACCTCGCTGCAGAACGAGGGCTGCATCCCCGGCATCCAGGACGTCCTGGCCGGCAGGAACTGA
- a CDS encoding C40 family peptidase translates to MSRKTSPARHRADIDGNLALTGLSRAAKASATAVGRPIAIVAVTSGLALGAVGTAHAGEYTDQGTTPVPAAAAAASVAPAPAAPPAASGTTHTVVAGDTLSAISAAYGVDLTAVLAANGLSLTSVIFPGDSIAIPAGAGSQAPAQTAVPVVSVPVATAPAAVTQQAPALAPAAPVQQAATVAPAPVAPAPAPASSVYLASADIAPIASSSGVAGTLVASAQAQLAAGMIQDCTVLVETALRAAGIPVGDLGPSQFFQFGTTVATPAPGDIVITAGHVAIYVGGGQVISSGMNGSNLTMQHPLSDLPGASFVRVAG, encoded by the coding sequence ATGTCACGAAAGACTTCCCCGGCACGCCACCGTGCCGACATCGACGGCAACCTCGCGCTGACGGGCCTGTCCCGCGCCGCGAAGGCTTCGGCCACCGCCGTCGGCCGGCCGATCGCCATCGTCGCCGTCACCTCGGGCCTCGCGCTCGGTGCGGTCGGCACCGCCCACGCCGGTGAATACACCGACCAGGGCACGACGCCGGTTCCCGCTGCTGCTGCCGCTGCGTCGGTCGCTCCGGCACCCGCTGCTCCACCCGCCGCATCGGGCACCACCCACACCGTCGTCGCGGGCGACACCCTCAGCGCGATCTCGGCCGCCTACGGCGTGGACCTGACCGCGGTCCTGGCGGCGAACGGCCTCTCGCTCACCTCGGTGATCTTCCCGGGCGACAGCATCGCCATCCCCGCCGGAGCCGGATCGCAGGCCCCGGCGCAGACCGCCGTTCCCGTCGTGTCCGTTCCCGTGGCCACCGCTCCCGCAGCGGTGACCCAGCAGGCACCCGCTCTCGCCCCGGCAGCGCCGGTCCAGCAGGCCGCAACCGTCGCGCCGGCCCCGGTCGCTCCCGCTCCCGCTCCCGCATCGAGCGTGTACCTCGCCTCGGCGGACATCGCCCCGATCGCTTCCTCCAGCGGCGTCGCCGGCACCCTCGTGGCATCGGCACAGGCGCAGCTCGCAGCCGGCATGATCCAGGACTGCACCGTCCTGGTGGAGACCGCACTGCGTGCCGCCGGCATCCCCGTCGGCGACCTCGGCCCCTCGCAGTTCTTCCAGTTCGGCACCACCGTGGCGACCCCGGCCCCCGGCGACATCGTCATCACGGCCGGCCACGTGGCGATCTACGTCGGCGGTGGCCAGGTCATCAGCAGCGGCATGAACGGCTCGAACCTCACCATGCAGCACCCTCTCTCGGACCTCCCGGGAGCATCCTTCGTTCGGGTAGCGGGCTAG
- the sfnG gene encoding dimethylsulfone monooxygenase SfnG: MEETMSVADLSTPLKFAYWVPNVSGGLVVSTIEQRTSWDFDYNKKLARIAEDAGFEYALSQTRYAASYGADKQHEATSFSLALLAATEKLKVIAAVHPGMWHPGVLAKYIITADHISNGRAAVNIVSGWLKDEFTNFGLEWLEHDERYVRTEEFIRVLRGLWTEEGYSQAGKYYNIKDFTLNPAPVDVPGRPHPEIFFGGNSTAAQATAGRVADWYFSNGKDLEGFKENIAGVRASAEQAGRRPKYGLNGFVIARDSEKEARDTLREIVEKAHRPAVEGFRDAVQEAGPSTKDGKGMWADSTFEDLVQYNDGFKTQLIGTPEQIAERIVEYKKIGVNLFLTCYLHFQEEVAAFGTDILPIVRELEADAARRAGVDFDPDGTLAVPSKAGV, from the coding sequence ATGGAGGAAACCATGAGCGTCGCCGACCTTTCCACACCCCTGAAATTCGCCTACTGGGTCCCCAACGTCAGTGGCGGCCTGGTGGTCTCGACCATCGAGCAGCGCACCAGCTGGGACTTCGACTACAACAAGAAGCTCGCTCGCATCGCGGAGGACGCCGGCTTCGAGTACGCCCTGTCCCAGACCCGCTACGCCGCGTCCTACGGCGCGGACAAGCAGCACGAGGCGACGTCGTTCTCCCTGGCCCTGCTGGCGGCCACCGAGAAGCTGAAGGTGATCGCCGCCGTCCACCCGGGCATGTGGCACCCCGGTGTGCTCGCGAAGTACATCATCACCGCGGACCACATCTCGAACGGCCGCGCCGCCGTCAACATCGTCTCCGGCTGGCTAAAGGACGAGTTCACCAACTTCGGCCTCGAGTGGCTCGAGCACGACGAGCGCTACGTCCGCACCGAGGAGTTCATCCGCGTGCTGCGCGGGCTCTGGACGGAGGAGGGCTACAGCCAGGCGGGCAAGTACTACAACATCAAGGACTTCACCCTGAACCCGGCGCCCGTGGACGTCCCGGGGCGTCCCCACCCCGAGATCTTCTTCGGCGGGAACTCGACGGCGGCCCAGGCCACCGCGGGCCGCGTGGCCGACTGGTACTTCTCCAACGGCAAGGACCTCGAGGGGTTCAAGGAGAACATCGCCGGCGTCCGGGCGTCCGCCGAGCAGGCCGGACGGCGTCCGAAGTACGGCCTCAACGGGTTCGTCATCGCCCGCGACTCCGAGAAGGAGGCGCGCGACACCCTGCGCGAGATCGTCGAGAAGGCACACCGCCCCGCGGTGGAGGGCTTCCGCGACGCCGTGCAGGAAGCGGGTCCCTCGACGAAGGACGGCAAGGGCATGTGGGCCGACTCCACCTTCGAGGACCTCGTGCAGTACAACGACGGCTTCAAGACCCAACTCATCGGGACGCCCGAGCAGATCGCCGAGCGCATCGTGGAGTACAAGAAGATCGGCGTGAACCTCTTCCTCACCTGCTATCTGCACTTCCAGGAGGAAGTGGCCGCCTTCGGCACCGATATCCTGCCGATCGTGCGGGAACTCGAGGCGGATGCGGCCCGCAGGGCGGGAGTGGACTTCGATCCCGACGGCACGCTCGCCGTCCCCAGCAAGGCAGGTGTCTGA
- a CDS encoding O-acetylhomoserine aminocarboxypropyltransferase/cysteine synthase family protein, with protein sequence MAERSFGFRTRALHAGGTPDATHGARAVPIYQTTSFVFKDTNDAANLFALQKYGNIYSRIGNPTVAAFEERIASLEGGIGAVATASGMSAEFITFAALCQAGDHIVAASQLYGGTVTQLDVTLRRFGIETTFVPGTDPADYAAAIRENTKAVYAEVIANPSGEIADLAGLAKVAHDAGVPFIVDSTLSTPYLVRPIEHGADIVIHSATKFIGGHGTTLGGVIVESGRFDWGNGKFPMMTEPVPSYGNIQWWGNFGEYGFLTKLRTEQLRDIGPSLSPMSAFQLLQGVETLAQRLDEHLENAQAVAEWLQADPRVEYVNYAGLPTHPHHERARTYLPQGPGSVFSFGIKGGRKAGQKFIESLQLASHLANVGDSRTLVIHPGSTTHQQLSAEQLVAAGVPEDLVRISVGLEDLDDILWDLDQALEIAVNASDDAFDELPQEAAGGNDDDPSTTRAVGVGA encoded by the coding sequence ATGGCAGAACGTTCCTTCGGTTTCCGTACGCGGGCGCTCCACGCCGGCGGTACGCCGGACGCCACCCACGGCGCCCGGGCCGTGCCGATCTACCAGACGACGTCGTTCGTCTTCAAGGACACGAACGACGCCGCCAACCTCTTCGCCCTGCAGAAGTACGGCAATATCTACTCGCGCATCGGAAACCCCACCGTCGCGGCGTTCGAGGAGCGCATCGCGTCCCTCGAGGGCGGCATCGGTGCGGTGGCGACGGCGTCGGGCATGAGCGCGGAGTTCATCACCTTCGCGGCGCTCTGCCAGGCAGGCGACCACATCGTCGCCGCCTCGCAGCTGTACGGCGGGACGGTCACCCAGCTGGATGTCACGCTGCGCCGTTTCGGCATCGAGACCACCTTCGTCCCGGGAACGGATCCGGCCGACTACGCGGCGGCGATCCGCGAGAACACCAAGGCCGTCTACGCCGAGGTCATCGCGAACCCCTCGGGCGAGATCGCGGACCTCGCGGGCCTGGCCAAGGTGGCCCATGACGCCGGCGTGCCGTTCATCGTCGACTCCACCCTCAGCACGCCCTACCTGGTACGACCCATCGAACACGGCGCGGACATCGTGATCCACTCCGCCACCAAGTTCATCGGCGGGCACGGCACCACCCTCGGCGGTGTGATCGTGGAGAGCGGCCGCTTCGACTGGGGCAACGGCAAGTTCCCCATGATGACCGAGCCCGTCCCCTCCTACGGGAACATCCAGTGGTGGGGGAACTTCGGCGAGTACGGATTCCTGACCAAGCTCCGCACCGAACAGCTCCGCGACATCGGGCCCTCGCTGTCGCCGATGTCGGCCTTCCAGCTCCTGCAGGGCGTCGAGACCCTCGCCCAGCGCCTCGACGAGCACCTCGAGAACGCGCAGGCCGTGGCCGAGTGGCTGCAGGCCGACCCCCGTGTCGAGTACGTCAACTACGCGGGGCTCCCCACGCACCCGCACCACGAGCGTGCCAGGACGTACCTGCCGCAGGGCCCCGGATCCGTGTTCAGCTTCGGCATCAAGGGCGGGCGCAAGGCGGGCCAGAAGTTCATCGAGTCGCTGCAGCTCGCCTCGCACCTCGCGAACGTGGGCGATTCCCGCACCCTCGTGATCCACCCGGGCTCGACGACGCACCAGCAGCTCTCCGCGGAGCAGCTCGTCGCCGCGGGCGTCCCCGAGGACCTCGTCCGCATCTCGGTGGGACTGGAGGACCTCGACGACATCCTGTGGGACCTCGACCAGGCGCTCGAGATCGCGGTGAACGCCTCCGACGATGCATTCGACGAGCTCCCGCAGGAGGCGGCCGGAGGGAACGACGACGACCCCTCGACGACACGGGCAGTAGGAGTGGGAGCATGA
- a CDS encoding CoA-binding protein, translating to MSNTAPERTWEGPSAPERLNLLRNARSVAIVGASDKPSRASYFVATYLQSSSPYRLYFVNPVAKEILGQPAYASLKDLPEVPDVVDVFRKHDDLPSVLQETLDVGAKTLWLQLGSWHEDVARDAEAAGLNVVMDRCIKIEHARFHGGLNLAGFNTGIISSKRQITS from the coding sequence ATGAGCAATACCGCACCGGAACGGACCTGGGAAGGGCCGTCGGCCCCCGAACGCCTGAACCTGCTGAGGAACGCGCGGTCCGTGGCGATCGTCGGAGCATCGGACAAGCCCTCGCGGGCCTCCTACTTCGTCGCGACCTATCTCCAGTCGTCCTCGCCCTACCGCCTGTACTTCGTGAACCCGGTGGCGAAGGAGATCCTCGGGCAGCCGGCCTACGCGTCCCTCAAGGACCTCCCCGAAGTACCCGACGTCGTCGACGTGTTCCGCAAGCACGACGACCTGCCGTCCGTCCTGCAGGAGACGCTCGACGTCGGCGCGAAGACCCTGTGGCTGCAGCTGGGCTCCTGGCACGAGGACGTCGCACGCGACGCCGAGGCGGCCGGCCTGAACGTCGTGATGGACCGCTGCATCAAGATCGAGCACGCCCGCTTCCACGGTGGGCTCAACCTCGCGGGCTTCAACACCGGCATCATCTCCTCGAAGCGGCAGATCACCTCGTAG
- the mmsB gene encoding multiple monosaccharide ABC transporter permease: MATTVKDPVVATTPPTVKDGFSFLTSRLRQIGIFVALLVIVTLFQVLTGGALLQPDNVSNIIVQNSYILLLAIGMVMIIVAGHIDLSVGSVAAFVGAMSGIMIQDFNFPWWVAFIASLIIGGLVGAWQGFWVAYVGIPAFIVTLAGMLVFRGLTQIVLENQRITGFPEEYRQLGGGFLFPGLFPAETNILDWTTVGLGVIAVALLVFNQLRGRATRARLKLEDEPKAWFFTKLAFIVAIILGVTYLLAGSRSGTPIVLVVLGILIVAYSTVMSNSVFGRHIYAVGGNLQAAQLSGINTKRIDFMLFVNMGVLAALAGLIFTGRLNSAGPGAGNLFELDAIAAAFIGGAAVTGGVGTVIGAITGGLIMGVLNNGMSLLGVGIDVQQFIKGMVLLLAVGFDVFNKRRASNALK, from the coding sequence ATGGCAACCACCGTCAAGGACCCTGTCGTTGCGACGACGCCTCCCACCGTCAAGGATGGGTTTTCCTTCCTGACCAGCAGGCTGCGGCAGATCGGTATCTTCGTCGCACTCCTGGTGATCGTCACCCTGTTCCAGGTGCTGACCGGCGGCGCGCTGCTGCAGCCGGACAACGTCTCGAACATCATCGTGCAGAACAGCTACATCCTGCTCCTGGCCATCGGGATGGTCATGATCATCGTGGCCGGGCATATCGACCTGTCGGTCGGGTCCGTCGCGGCCTTCGTCGGCGCGATGTCCGGCATCATGATCCAGGACTTCAACTTCCCCTGGTGGGTGGCCTTCATCGCATCGCTGATCATCGGCGGGCTCGTCGGTGCATGGCAGGGCTTCTGGGTCGCCTACGTGGGCATCCCGGCCTTCATCGTCACCCTCGCGGGCATGCTCGTGTTCCGCGGGCTCACGCAGATCGTCCTCGAGAACCAGCGCATCACCGGCTTCCCCGAGGAGTACCGCCAGCTCGGCGGCGGCTTCCTGTTCCCCGGGCTGTTCCCGGCGGAGACCAACATCCTCGACTGGACCACGGTAGGGCTCGGCGTCATCGCCGTCGCGCTCCTGGTGTTCAACCAGCTCCGCGGCCGGGCCACGCGTGCCCGCCTCAAGCTCGAGGACGAGCCCAAGGCCTGGTTCTTCACGAAGCTCGCGTTCATCGTGGCGATCATCCTCGGCGTGACCTACCTGCTCGCCGGCTCCCGCAGCGGAACACCGATCGTGCTCGTGGTCCTCGGCATCCTGATCGTCGCCTACAGCACCGTGATGAGCAACAGCGTGTTCGGCCGCCACATCTACGCCGTCGGTGGCAATCTGCAGGCTGCGCAGCTGTCCGGTATCAACACCAAGCGCATCGACTTCATGCTCTTCGTCAACATGGGTGTGCTGGCGGCCCTCGCCGGCCTCATCTTCACCGGACGCCTGAACTCGGCCGGTCCGGGAGCGGGCAACCTCTTCGAGCTCGACGCCATCGCGGCGGCGTTCATCGGCGGAGCGGCCGTGACCGGCGGCGTGGGAACGGTGATCGGGGCCATCACCGGTGGTCTCATCATGGGCGTACTCAACAACGGCATGTCGCTCCTCGGCGTCGGCATCGACGTCCAGCAGTTCATCAAGGGCATGGTGCTCCTGCTGGCCGTCGGGTTCGACGTGTTCAACAAGCGCCGCGCCTCCAACGCCCTGAAGTAG